A single window of Girardinichthys multiradiatus isolate DD_20200921_A chromosome 15, DD_fGirMul_XY1, whole genome shotgun sequence DNA harbors:
- the ndufaf4 gene encoding NADH dehydrogenase [ubiquinone] 1 alpha subcomplex assembly factor 4 — MGARLARIFRNFNLENRALREISKEKPSAAPWHETEAPPSAVSSEARESVKKKNESLLEHLRSVYVESTDPTAATEVSENVIKDKGVERRPLTVSFPGYTFGLPELTDVPKGKLTIAEALKALGSHQHQPRTWTAEKIAQDYSLDLKDTKSVVEFFIPFKVEVIPPKTRTAKQIKAS; from the exons ATGGGTGCTCGGCTCGCGCGGATATTCCGAAACTTTAACTTGGAGAACCGCGCGCTGCGAGAGATCTCCAAAGAGAAGCCGAGTGCAGCGCCCTGGCACGAGACCGAAGCGCCGCCTTCCGCCGTTAGCTCTGAGG CGAGGGAGTCAGTGAAGAAGAAGAACGAGTCGTTGTTGGAACACCTTAGGTCTGTGTATGTGGAGTCTACTGATCCAACAGCAGCTACAGAG GTATCAGAGAATGTGATAAAGGATAAAGGAGTGGAGCGGAGGCCCCTCACAGTCAGTTTCCCAGGATACACGTTTGGCCTGCCGGAGCTCACAGATGTTCCCAAAGGGAAACTGACCATTGCTGAGGCTCTGAAGGCCCTCGGCAGTCACCAGCACCAGCCTCGGACGTGGACGGCTGAAAAGATTGCTCAGGATTATTCTCTGGACTTAAAAGACACAAAATCTGTTGTAGAATTCTTCATCCCTTTCAAGGTGGAGGTCATCCCTCCTAAGACTAGAACTGCCAAGCAGATAAAGGCTTCCTAG